In the Flavobacterium sp. 90 genome, ATTAAAAGAAAACAAACTTATCTGGACAGGAACCACAAAATCAGATTACGTTACTGATTTAGGCCAAACAGTTGATGCAATTATGCAAACAGTTGTAAAAGAAATGAGAAAAGACGGATCACTTCCTCCTAAATAAAAAATATGATCAAAAGCAATAGTTACCTATTGCTTTTTTTATCTAAATAAAAATGACTAAATCTGTCAAGACATTTTAAATCATTAAAAAAATGAAAACACTTCTTAAAAACGCAAGAGAACAAAAAGGATTAAAGACCCGAGAAGTGGCACAAATACTTGGTATTGACCAAGCCTTAATAAGTAAATTTGAATCTGGAACAAGAAAACCAACTAAAGATCAAATTTCTAAACTTTCTCAACTTTTAGAAATCGATTACGAAACTTTGATGATTGCATGGCTTAAAGAAAAAATTCTCTACGAAATTGGAGATGATGACTTTGCTTTAAAAGCTTTAATACTAGCCGAGCAAGAAATAAAATATAATAAAACAGTTTCAAAATTAAAGATTTCCAATACTTTAGAAAAACTTTTAAAAGAGATCGATCTTTTAAAAGAAAAACTAGATAGTTATCGACAATATGATAGCTTTAAAATCACTCAGGCATTAGAGTTAGAATATACTTTTGAAAGTAATCGGATTGAAGGCAATACGATGACACTTCGAGAAACAGATATGGTTATCAATGAAGGTTTGACTATTTCCGGAAAAAGTATGCGAGAGCATTTAGAAGCAATCAATCATCACGAAGCGATTGGATTTATTAAAGATTTGATGCAAAGAAATGTTTCGCTAAACGAACGTGACCTTTTATCAATTCATAATTTAATTCTACGTGGGATAATTCCAGAAGATGCTGGTCGTTACAGAAAAGTTCAAGTTATGATAAAAGGAAGTACGCATATGCCGCCACAACCTTTTATGGTTGCAAAAGAAATGGAAGACTATTTTATTTGGTACGAAATCAATAAAAACAAATTACATCCTGTTATTCTAGCTGCCGAAATGCACGAAAGATTAATCACAATTCATCCTTTTATTGATGGAAACGGACGAACTTCTCGTCTTGTCATGAATTTAATTCTATTACAAAAAGGTTACATAATTGCTAATATAAAAGGAGATTACGATAGTCGCACGCATTATTATCAAACTCTTGAAACTGCTCAAACCAAGAATAACAAAGAAGACTTTTTACTTTTTGTTGCTCAAATTGAAAAAGAAAACCTTGAACGATATATTAGTATTATTGCTCAATAAAAAAAGCCCAACTAAATTGGGCTTTCTATTAATTTTTATCTTCTAATAAAGGAACGAATCGAAATTCTCCAAACTCATGTTTTTCGAATTGAGTTTCATTTTTTCGAATCAGCAAAGTCATAATCTGAACATCTTCTCCTAAAGGAATAACCAGTCTCCCTCCTATTTTTAACTGCGCCATTAATGGCTGCGGAATAAAAGGAGCGCCTGCCGTAACTATAATACTATCAAACGGTGCATAAGTTGGTAAACCTTTATAACCATCTCCAAATGATAAATGTTTAGGACGAATATTTAATTTTGGAAATAAATTTGAAGTAGTTCTAAACAACTCATTTTGTCTTTCTACACTATACACCTTAGCTCCCAACATACATAAAACTGCAGTTTGGTAACCGGAGCCGGTTCCAATTTCAAGAATCTTGTGTTCTTTTTTAACTTCTAATAACTGAGATTGAAAAGCAACAGTATAAGGTTGCGAAATAGTTTGCCCCGCTCCTATAGGAAAAGCCTTATCCTGATAAGCGTAATCTTCAAAACTAGAATTTAGAAAAAGGTGTCTTGGGATTTTTTTTATCGCATCCAAAACCGCTTTATCAGTAATTCCTTTTTGTTCTAAAGTGCTTACTAATTGATTACGAAGTCCTTGATGTTTGGCAGTGTCTTTCAAAATAGGTAGGTTTTATTTTTGCAAAAATAGGAAACAAAACAGTAAATCAAATATTGATTTTTAAATATTAAATTCCTAAATCTTTATTGCATTAACTTTCACTTTCGACAAATAAATTATATTTTTGTTTAAAATACATTCTCATGTTAAAAGTAGGAGTTTTAGGTGCAGGTCATCTTGGTAAAATACATTTACGCTTATTACAACAATCTGACAAGTACGAATTAGTTGGATTTTACGACGAAAATCAAGAAAATGCCGAAAGAATTTCAAAAGAATTCGGTTATAAAAACTTCAGTACTATTGCAAAATTAATCCACGCTGTGGATGTAATTGATATTGTGACACCAACACTTTCTCATTACAAATGTGCAAAAGTCGCTATCAAATCCGGTAAACATATCTTTATCGAAAAACCAATTGCCAACACTGTAGAAGAAGCTGAAGAAATTATTGCTTTAGCAAAAGAATACAATGTAAAAGGTCAGGTTGGTCATGTTGAACGCTTTAATCCAGCGTTTATTGCTACAAAAAACATGATCGAAAATCCCATGTTTATAGAAACGCATCGTTTGGCCGAGTTTAATCCACGTGGTACAGATGTTCCTGTAGTTCTCGATTTAATGATTCACGATATTGATGCTATTTTGAGCGTTGTACATTCAAAAGTAAAAGATATTCACGCAAGTGGAGTTTCGGTAATTAGTGATACTCCGGATATTGCCAATGCAAGAATTGAATTCGAAAATGGATGCGTTGCCAATTTAACAGCAAGCAGAATTTCGATGAAAAACATGCGTAAAACACGTTTCTTTCAAAGAGATGCCTACATTTCAGTTGATTTTCTGGAAAAAAGATGCGAAGTTGTTCGTATGAAAGATGCTCCTGAAGTTCCAGGAGATTTTGACATGATTTTGCAAAATGCCGAAGGTGTAAAAAAACAAATCTATTTTACTAATCCTGATGTTGAACAAAACAATGCAATTCTGGACGAATTAGAGTCTTTTGCAAACGCAATAAAAACTGATACTACGCCAGTTGTAACGCTTGAACAAGCTACAGATGCTTTAAGAGTAGCGTATCAGATTATTGATTGTTTCGAAAAATAATACAAAAATATAACCCATTATTTTTAAGGTTTAAAGCGTATTTCTAAGTAGCTTTAAACCTTAACTTTTAAAATTAAAATATCAAATTCAATGAAAACTATAGCTGTAATTGGTGCAGGAACAATGGGTAACGGAATTGCTCACACATTTGCACAAAGTGGTTTTACGGTAAAACTTATCGATCTATCCGAAAAATCATTAGACAAAGGAATGGCAACTATCGCTGCCAATTTAGATCGAATGCTTTCTAAAGGAACAATTACTCAGGAAGATGTTGCAAAAACGATCACCAATATTATTACCTATACAGATATTAAAGATGGCGTTGTTGGAGTGGATTTAGTTGTTGAAGCTGCTACAGAAAACGTAGAGTTAAAACTGAATATTTTCAAACAATTAAACGAAGCTTGTTCTCACAATACAATTCTGGCAACTAATACTTCTTCGATTTCAATTACACAAATCGGGTCTGTTGTCGCACATCCTGAACGTGTTATTGGTATGCACTTTATGAATCCGGTGCCAATTATGAAATTAGTCGAAATCATTCGCGGATACAATACAAGCGATGAAGTGACTAAAATTATCATGGATTTATCTGAGAGATTAGGAAAAGTTCCTGTTGAAGTAAACGATTATCCTGGTTTTGTGGCAAACAGAATTTTGATGCCAATGCTAAACGAAGCAATCGAAACGTTATATAATAAAGTTGCTGGTGTTTACGAAATTGACACTGTAATGAAATTAGGAATGGGACATCCAATGGGACCGCTTCAATTGGCTGATTTTATTGGTCTTGATGTTTGTCTTGCTATTTTGAATGTAATGTACGAAGGTTTCAAAAATCCTAAATATGCTCCTTGTCCATTATTAGTAAATATGGTAAGAGCCGGAAAACTTGGTGTAAAATCCGGTGAAGGCTTTTACGATTATAGAGAAAGTAAAAAAGCAGAGAAAATCTCTAAGCAGTTTGTTTAAGATTTTTAAAATATGATAACATTTGAAAGTGAATATAAAAATTTCAATCAGCGATTTTTTCGTATAAATAATTTGTTTTTTTTTATTGAATTTATTCTTTTTTCGCCGATAATTATAATTTTTAACCTTTCAATCTTTTTTACAATTATAATTGAAATCTTTTTGGTAGCAATTTGCATATATACAATTGTTAATCAAAACAAAAGTAATATTCATATAATAGCATTAGAAGGAAATAATATTGTTTTACACGGTGAAACATTTAATACAAGTTGGGTAAAAGCACTAAATCTAAAAGAAACTAATATCCAGATAAATTGTATCGGCTCTCGACAAGGATTAAGAGGTGCTACTTTTTATTTAAAATTGAAAAGTACAAAAGATAATTACCTCATAAATTCATTCGATACATATTCTGATGAAGGCATTATACAGATCTTTAATGAGTTTAAGAAGTTAAAGGAAGAAAAAATAATCGTAGACGAAAGAATAATATTATTGCAAATTCAAGAGAAAATAGAAAAATATCAATAACATCGAATTTAAACATGAGAAATTTTATTTTGGCATTTATATTGTTTTCAACAGCTAATTGTATTTCTCAAAATGATGCAGTAAATTTAAAAAATCGAGAATTTACAATTCATGAAATTGATAGTATTTGCGAAAAAAATGGGCATGGCTTCATTTCAGATGGTGTCATAAGAATTGAAACTGAGACTGAAGTAGACAAAATTAAAACAAAGTTTCTTAGTGCAAGAGGTGGATATTCATATAGTTTTTATCTACACCATTTTAATGAAGATAATTATAATTTACTTTCGAATATCGAAAAAAGAAAATATAATTTTGACAAGTACAGCAATTTAATAAAAGGTCAATATCATGAAAGTATTCATTATTTAAATTCTTATTCAGACAATATTACGGGAGAATTTTACTATTTTGACACAAAACTTTTCTACGTAAAAATTAAAATCATACGAACTGAAGATAATAAAAAAGATATTTCAGAAACCTATAATTATAGTATTACCGAATTAAACAATTTAAAAGAAACACAAACTCTTTCTTCATTTGAACTTAAAAGTTGGGTAGCTAAAAAAAATGATCAAATAATTAAGTATTACAATCAATAATGAGTGCAATAAAGCAAAATTTGCTTCAAATAAAAGGCAATTTACCTGAAAACGTAACTTTGGTTGCGGTTTCTAAAACTAAACCTGTTTCGGATTTGATGCAAGCATACGAAGCTGGTCAGCGTATTTTTGGAGAAAATAAAATCCAGGAAATGACTGATAAGCACGAACAAATGCCAAAAGATATTCAGTGGCACATGATAGGTCATGTACAATCGAATAAAGTCAAATTTATGGCACCGTTTGTGAGTTTGATTCATGGAGTTGACAGTTTAAAATTATTGCAGGAAATCAATAAACAAGCTTTAAAAAACAATAGAATTATCGATTGTTTGCTTCAAATATATATTGCCGAAGAAGAATCTAAATTTGGTTTAGACCAAAACGAATTAAATGAATTATTATCTTCGTCAGAGTTCAAAGAAATGAAAAACATTCGTATCTTAGGATTAATGGGAATGGCAACCTTTACAGAAAACCAAAACCAAATTAAAAAAGAATTTATACATTTAAAATCGATTTTTGATTCTTTAAAACATATTAACGAATATGGTAAAGACGCACTGCAGTGCGTCTCTACAATTTCCATGGGAATGTCCGGAGATTATCAACTTGCCATAGAATGCGGAAGCACAATGGTTAGAATTGGAAGCAGCATTTTTGGAGGAAGGTAATTTTTCAAAAATCGCTTATCAAAAGACACACTGCAGTGCGCCTTTACAGAAAACTGAATACTAAAAACTGAGACTGAATACTGAATTTGTACGCAATACTAGACATAGAAACCACTGGAGGCCAGTTTAACGAAGAAGGAATTACTGAAATCGCCATTTATAAATTTGATGGTCATGAAGTAGTTGACCAATTCATTAGCCTTGTTAATCCCGAAATTCCGATTCAGCCTTTTGTGGTGAAATTAACCGGAATCAATAATGCTATGTTGCAGTCAGCTCCAAAGTTTTTTGAAGTCGCCAAAAGAATCATCGAAATCACTTCAGATTGTATTATCGTAGCACATAATGCCTCATTTGATTATAGAATTTTACGTACCGAATTCAGACGTTTAGGTTATGATTTCGAAGCCAGAACACTTTGCACTGTTGAACTTGCCAAAAAACTAATTCCGGATCAGCCTTCTTATAGTTTAGGCAAGCTTGTTCGTGCACTTGGAATTCCAATGGCAGACAGACATCGTGCCAGCGGAGACGCAATGGCAACCACCAAGTTGTTCAAAATGCTTCTCGAAAAAGACTTGGAAAAAACAATCGTCAAAGATTTTATAAAACTTGAAGTCGAAAAAGGAATTGCTCCAAAACTACTGGATCTTTTAGCGCAAATGCCTGCAAAAACTGGCGTTTACTACATTTATAATGAAGGTGGAAGCCTTATATATATTGGCAAAAGCCAAAATATCAAAAAGAGAATCAATCAGCATTTTACCGGAATTACAACTAAAAGTAAAAAAATTCAAGCCGAAGTTTTCACCATAACTTATGACGAAACCGGAAGCGAATTAATTGCACTTTTAAAAGAAAGTGAAGAAATAAAAATAAACCGTCCCAGACATAATCGTTCTCAAAGAAAAACCATTTTTTTATATGCATTATATGCCGAAAAAGATGCAAATGGCTATATGAATCTTAGGCTTGAAAAAGCAGATGGACGAAAAAAAGAAATCACCTCGTTTGCTACTTTACAAGAAGGTAAAAATGCGCTTTTCAGATATACATCAAAATATCATTTGTGTCAAAAGCTTACCGGATTATACAAAACCCAAAAAGAGTGTTTTCAATATAAAATAAAAGAATGTGACGGTGCTTGTATTGGCGAAGTTAGTCCTGAAGAATACAACATTCGCGTTCAGCAATTTATATCCGAAAATAGCTTTGAAAACAAAAGTATGATTCTACTTGACAGAGGTAGAAACGTGAATGAAAGAAGCGCTGTATTAATCGAAAACGGAATTTATAAAGGTTACGCTTATTACGACCTGAATTATCAAATTACCAATATTGAGATTCTAAAAAACATTCTGATCCCGATGCAGCACAATCGAGATGTAAAAAATATTATTCAAAATTACATCCGAAAAAGTAAATCGCTTAAAATCCTTCATTTTTAACACAACAAAACTTTCATTATCTTTGTAGATATGAAAAAAATTAAATCAAAATACGATCTTTTCAGGCAAAAAACCCAAATTATTATTTACGGTAGTAATACATTTTTTGGGCGTTTATTTGATTTGATACTTTTGGGACTTATTTTACTAAGTGTCCTTTTAGTAATGTTGGACACAGTTGAAGGTATCAATCAAAAATACCACTCACAACTTCTTGTTTGCGAATGGATTATTACTATTTTCTTTACCATAGAATTTATTTTACGTATTATTTCGATACAAAAACCCCTAAAATATGTTTTCAGCTTTTACGGAATCATCGATTTAATGGCAATACTCCCCATGTATTTATCTATATTTTTTCCTGCGACAAATGTTTTAACCATTGTAAGAATCCTGCGTTTCTTTCGATTGTTTAAAATCTTGCACATACCGCAAATTTCACAGCAATCCAAACAACTTCGGGAAGCTATGGAAGCCAGCAAAGAAAAAATTTTGGTATTTATCTACTTTGTAATTATTAGCGCAGTAATTATTGGTTCACTAATGTACGTTGTCGAAGGCAAAGAAAGTGGTTTTACCAGCATTCCTGTCGGGATTTATTGGGCAATTGTAACCCTAACTACCGTTGGTTACGGCGACATTTCGCCGGCGTCTCCATTAGGTCAGTTTTTAGCCTCGCTAGTTATGATTATGGGTTACGGAATAATTGCCGTGCCAACAGGAATCGTAACGGCAGAATTTGCAAAAAGCAGCTTACGAAATAATGCAGTTAGCACAAAAAAAACATGTCAAAAGTGCAATTCACAATTGCATTTTGATAGCGCAAAATATTGTCATGAATGCGGAACCGAGTTATCAAATAATTAATTTAATGAGCTATTTCCAGCTGTACATTCCAACTCCTCCTTATATTTGTTGTTTTTTTAAGGCATAAAAAGAGCTTCTAAAGTCGCTTTTTTATCCCAAAAAAAACTAACAAATATAAGTCCGGGGTTTCCATTGCCATCTGGGCTAAAAAATATGAAATACTTAATAACCATCGTCGGACCAACAGCCATAGGAAAAACAGCCTTAAGCATTGCTTTGGCACAACATTTCAAATGCGAAATAATCTCTTGTGATAGTCGTCAATTCTTCAAAGAAATGACAATTGGCACAGCCGTTCCTAATCAGGAAGAATTACAAGCTGCAAAACATCATTTTATCCAAAACAAATCAATTTTCGAAAATTATACCGTTGGTGATTACGAAAAAGAAGCACTTCTTAAATTAGAAGAATTATTTCAAAATAATGATTTCGCCATTCTTATTGGCGGTTCAGGATTATATGTTGATGCAATTTTAAAAGGTTTCGATGAATTCCCCGAAATTGATCCAGCGGTACGTTCTCAGGTAAATTCTAATTACGGCAACCTCGGAATTGAATATTTGCAAGAACAATTACAACTTTTAGATCCTGATTATTATCAAAAAATAACCGTAGAAAATCCACAAACGCTTCAAAATCCGCAGCGAATGATGCGTTTTGTAGAAGTTTGTATCGGAACTCAAAAGCCATATTCCTCATTTCTAAATCAGAAGAAAAATAACAGAAACTTCACTCCTATTTTAATTGGTTTAGAAGCAGAAAGATCCACAATTTACGACAGAATCAACCAACGAGTTGACATCATGATAAACGAAGGTTTATTGCAGGAAGCAGAAACTTTATATCCTAATAAAGCGTTAAATGCGCTGCAAACCGTCGGTTATCGAGAATTATTTAGTTATTTTGACGGAGATTTCTCGTTGCCATTTGCTATCGAAGAAATCAAAAAAAACACCAGACGTTTCTCAAAAAGACAACTTACCTGGTTTAAAAGAAATGAAAACACAAAATGGTTTGATTATGCCACAAATAGAAAAAAAATTAAAGATTACATAGAAAATCTTCTAAAGTAAAATCTATTTCTTTTCTCTTTCTTCTATTATCTGATAGAAAAATCTAAAATCAACAATCTAAAATCAACAATCTAAATTCTAAAATTAAAAATGCCTATATCACCAAATTTCACATCAGTTTTAAGTAAAGACTGGGAAATCAATTTTACACAATGTACTCCAAATGGTTTTTTAAAATACACCGATTTATGCAATATTCTACAACTAACAGCTGCAGCACATTCAGAAGTTGGAGGCATTAGTTTTTTTGATATGCAGGAATTTCACCAAGCTTGGGTTTTAAGCAGAATGCGCGTTGAAATTTCGGCGCTACCAAAATGGCAAGATATTGTAACCGTAAAAACATGGATCAATAGTTTAGAAAATTCCCGTTCTGTTCGTGCCCTTGAAATGTACGTAAACGGTAAAAAAATAGTAGGCTGTGAAACTTATTGGGCCGTATTTAATACGCAAGCGCGCCGTCCTGAACCATTGGCTTTACCTTACGAACATTTTGAATTATTCCCAGACAATAGAGCAACAACCGAAGGTTTTTCTAAAATAAACATCAACCACGAAAAAGGAGCTATTTTTGAAAAAACCGTTTATTTATCAGATTTAGATATTGTAAATCATGTCAATAATGTCAAATACTTAGAATGGTGTTTAGATCATGTAGATGAAAAGCGAATTTTAAAACAAGAAGTAAAAAGTTTCGAAATGAATTTCATGAAAGAACTTTCACTAAAAGATAATGTAGTAATTCACGAAAGTGAAGACGACGATCATACTACGGCAACATTCAGTATTACTAAAAATGAGAAAACGTGTTTTGCATTAGAATTACATTGGAAGTAAACATTTTGCCCACGGATTTTACTGATTGAACTGGTTTACACAGGTTATTTTAATTTAGATTCGTGCAATTTGTGTAGTCCCTAAGGGACAAATATTCGTTTTCTCAATACTATTTCCTACCGACATATAATCTCTACGAGATATTTCTCTTTGAATAAACATGCAAAAGTTAAAAAAAGCTTTGAAATACTCCGTTACGAGTTAAATCTCGGTAAAACACAAAAACAACCTTCCTGAAAATTGTCCCGTAGGGACGACATAAAAAAACAATATAATTTGCCCTCAGATATATTACACTATTACATTTTTAATTTGCGGAAATTTGCGGCAAAAAGAAAATAAAAAAAAACGATGCAACTCAAATAGAATTGCATCGTTTTTGTCTTTAAATCAAAATTTATTTAGATTTCTTTTTTGAATCTTTTTTTGATTTCTTTGACTTCTTTTTATTTTCAACTAAATCAATTTTTCCTTTAATTCTCTTCTCTACATCAGTAATATCAGAATCAAAAGCAAATTGCAAAAAGTGAAGTTTAGCATTTTTTATTTCCTTCAATGCATTTTTAAACTCATGCTGCGCTTCATAAA is a window encoding:
- a CDS encoding Fic family protein, coding for MKTLLKNAREQKGLKTREVAQILGIDQALISKFESGTRKPTKDQISKLSQLLEIDYETLMIAWLKEKILYEIGDDDFALKALILAEQEIKYNKTVSKLKISNTLEKLLKEIDLLKEKLDSYRQYDSFKITQALELEYTFESNRIEGNTMTLRETDMVINEGLTISGKSMREHLEAINHHEAIGFIKDLMQRNVSLNERDLLSIHNLILRGIIPEDAGRYRKVQVMIKGSTHMPPQPFMVAKEMEDYFIWYEINKNKLHPVILAAEMHERLITIHPFIDGNGRTSRLVMNLILLQKGYIIANIKGDYDSRTHYYQTLETAQTKNNKEDFLLFVAQIEKENLERYISIIAQ
- a CDS encoding protein-L-isoaspartate(D-aspartate) O-methyltransferase — protein: MKDTAKHQGLRNQLVSTLEQKGITDKAVLDAIKKIPRHLFLNSSFEDYAYQDKAFPIGAGQTISQPYTVAFQSQLLEVKKEHKILEIGTGSGYQTAVLCMLGAKVYSVERQNELFRTTSNLFPKLNIRPKHLSFGDGYKGLPTYAPFDSIIVTAGAPFIPQPLMAQLKIGGRLVIPLGEDVQIMTLLIRKNETQFEKHEFGEFRFVPLLEDKN
- a CDS encoding Gfo/Idh/MocA family oxidoreductase, coding for MLKVGVLGAGHLGKIHLRLLQQSDKYELVGFYDENQENAERISKEFGYKNFSTIAKLIHAVDVIDIVTPTLSHYKCAKVAIKSGKHIFIEKPIANTVEEAEEIIALAKEYNVKGQVGHVERFNPAFIATKNMIENPMFIETHRLAEFNPRGTDVPVVLDLMIHDIDAILSVVHSKVKDIHASGVSVISDTPDIANARIEFENGCVANLTASRISMKNMRKTRFFQRDAYISVDFLEKRCEVVRMKDAPEVPGDFDMILQNAEGVKKQIYFTNPDVEQNNAILDELESFANAIKTDTTPVVTLEQATDALRVAYQIIDCFEK
- a CDS encoding 3-hydroxyacyl-CoA dehydrogenase NAD-binding domain-containing protein; translation: MKTIAVIGAGTMGNGIAHTFAQSGFTVKLIDLSEKSLDKGMATIAANLDRMLSKGTITQEDVAKTITNIITYTDIKDGVVGVDLVVEAATENVELKLNIFKQLNEACSHNTILATNTSSISITQIGSVVAHPERVIGMHFMNPVPIMKLVEIIRGYNTSDEVTKIIMDLSERLGKVPVEVNDYPGFVANRILMPMLNEAIETLYNKVAGVYEIDTVMKLGMGHPMGPLQLADFIGLDVCLAILNVMYEGFKNPKYAPCPLLVNMVRAGKLGVKSGEGFYDYRESKKAEKISKQFV
- a CDS encoding YggS family pyridoxal phosphate-dependent enzyme, whose product is MSAIKQNLLQIKGNLPENVTLVAVSKTKPVSDLMQAYEAGQRIFGENKIQEMTDKHEQMPKDIQWHMIGHVQSNKVKFMAPFVSLIHGVDSLKLLQEINKQALKNNRIIDCLLQIYIAEEESKFGLDQNELNELLSSSEFKEMKNIRILGLMGMATFTENQNQIKKEFIHLKSIFDSLKHINEYGKDALQCVSTISMGMSGDYQLAIECGSTMVRIGSSIFGGR
- a CDS encoding exonuclease domain-containing protein, encoding MYAILDIETTGGQFNEEGITEIAIYKFDGHEVVDQFISLVNPEIPIQPFVVKLTGINNAMLQSAPKFFEVAKRIIEITSDCIIVAHNASFDYRILRTEFRRLGYDFEARTLCTVELAKKLIPDQPSYSLGKLVRALGIPMADRHRASGDAMATTKLFKMLLEKDLEKTIVKDFIKLEVEKGIAPKLLDLLAQMPAKTGVYYIYNEGGSLIYIGKSQNIKKRINQHFTGITTKSKKIQAEVFTITYDETGSELIALLKESEEIKINRPRHNRSQRKTIFLYALYAEKDANGYMNLRLEKADGRKKEITSFATLQEGKNALFRYTSKYHLCQKLTGLYKTQKECFQYKIKECDGACIGEVSPEEYNIRVQQFISENSFENKSMILLDRGRNVNERSAVLIENGIYKGYAYYDLNYQITNIEILKNILIPMQHNRDVKNIIQNYIRKSKSLKILHF
- a CDS encoding ion transporter encodes the protein MKKIKSKYDLFRQKTQIIIYGSNTFFGRLFDLILLGLILLSVLLVMLDTVEGINQKYHSQLLVCEWIITIFFTIEFILRIISIQKPLKYVFSFYGIIDLMAILPMYLSIFFPATNVLTIVRILRFFRLFKILHIPQISQQSKQLREAMEASKEKILVFIYFVIISAVIIGSLMYVVEGKESGFTSIPVGIYWAIVTLTTVGYGDISPASPLGQFLASLVMIMGYGIIAVPTGIVTAEFAKSSLRNNAVSTKKTCQKCNSQLHFDSAKYCHECGTELSNN
- the miaA gene encoding tRNA (adenosine(37)-N6)-dimethylallyltransferase MiaA codes for the protein MKYLITIVGPTAIGKTALSIALAQHFKCEIISCDSRQFFKEMTIGTAVPNQEELQAAKHHFIQNKSIFENYTVGDYEKEALLKLEELFQNNDFAILIGGSGLYVDAILKGFDEFPEIDPAVRSQVNSNYGNLGIEYLQEQLQLLDPDYYQKITVENPQTLQNPQRMMRFVEVCIGTQKPYSSFLNQKKNNRNFTPILIGLEAERSTIYDRINQRVDIMINEGLLQEAETLYPNKALNALQTVGYRELFSYFDGDFSLPFAIEEIKKNTRRFSKRQLTWFKRNENTKWFDYATNRKKIKDYIENLLK
- a CDS encoding acyl-ACP thioesterase domain-containing protein; the protein is MPISPNFTSVLSKDWEINFTQCTPNGFLKYTDLCNILQLTAAAHSEVGGISFFDMQEFHQAWVLSRMRVEISALPKWQDIVTVKTWINSLENSRSVRALEMYVNGKKIVGCETYWAVFNTQARRPEPLALPYEHFELFPDNRATTEGFSKININHEKGAIFEKTVYLSDLDIVNHVNNVKYLEWCLDHVDEKRILKQEVKSFEMNFMKELSLKDNVVIHESEDDDHTTATFSITKNEKTCFALELHWK